The Pirellulales bacterium genome includes a region encoding these proteins:
- the pstA gene encoding phosphate ABC transporter permease PstA, translated as MSSSLAPPSPARPEAPFTSSARRGRSGSTVLANGEPMIWLTGGALAVALAMIVGLLALVLCRGLATFWPQPLVELRTFDGETILGELSQRETYRPSEQRLAELPAEHATRIRAACSESDGLVSRSLVRTGNYDLTGKHYRWIDDPLVAEETSPEWAVVLERFAWGRFYGTPQALLIDGKEIATSPQEVWDRMAEFHPAVRERLHARARLAKHELGALNRRKNSARLKVLAASLTHGKDSPEYHAAREAQSELAEWEAAENARLTQEIAALDEENARYAMRLTTANGQDKVVPLDQIVRAYAPNRLSWTGKLGVYVSRWWEFLSDDPREANSEGGVFPAIWGTVAMTLIMSIAVVPFGVLAALYLREYARSGVLVSVLRIAINNLAGVPSIVFGVFGLGFFCYLLGGQIDQLFFSTSLAENTPTFGTGGLMWASLTLALLTLPVVIVTTEEALAAVPGSMREGSYACGASKWQTIWRIVLPRALPGVMTGMILAIARGAGEVAPLMLVGAMKSAPELPIDGVFPFVHPQRSFMHLGFHLYDLGFHSQNSEAARPMVFTTALLLIAIIAALNITAVRLRNRLRRRFGESQA; from the coding sequence ATGAGCTCTAGCCTGGCCCCGCCGTCCCCCGCGCGCCCCGAGGCGCCGTTCACTTCGTCCGCGCGGCGCGGGCGATCGGGCAGCACCGTCCTTGCCAATGGCGAGCCGATGATCTGGCTCACCGGCGGCGCCCTGGCCGTGGCGCTGGCCATGATCGTCGGCCTGTTGGCACTGGTCCTGTGTCGCGGGTTGGCAACCTTCTGGCCGCAGCCGCTCGTCGAGCTGCGCACTTTCGATGGCGAGACGATCCTGGGCGAACTTTCGCAGCGCGAAACGTATCGCCCCAGCGAACAGCGGCTCGCCGAACTGCCTGCCGAACACGCCACCAGGATCCGCGCCGCCTGTAGCGAGTCCGATGGCCTGGTATCGCGATCGCTCGTGCGCACCGGCAACTATGACCTGACCGGCAAGCATTATCGCTGGATCGACGATCCGCTCGTTGCCGAAGAGACTTCGCCCGAATGGGCCGTCGTCCTGGAGCGGTTCGCCTGGGGCCGATTCTACGGCACGCCGCAAGCGCTACTGATCGATGGCAAGGAAATCGCGACGTCGCCGCAGGAGGTATGGGACCGGATGGCCGAGTTTCATCCGGCGGTGCGCGAGCGGCTGCATGCCCGAGCTCGGCTGGCCAAGCACGAACTGGGCGCGCTGAATCGCCGCAAGAACTCGGCGCGTCTCAAAGTTCTCGCCGCGAGCCTGACACACGGCAAGGATTCGCCCGAGTATCACGCCGCGCGGGAAGCGCAGTCCGAGCTGGCCGAGTGGGAAGCGGCCGAAAACGCGCGCCTCACGCAGGAAATCGCGGCGCTGGATGAGGAAAACGCCCGCTACGCAATGCGCCTCACGACGGCCAATGGCCAGGACAAAGTGGTGCCCCTGGATCAGATTGTGCGGGCGTATGCGCCGAACCGTTTGAGCTGGACCGGCAAGTTGGGAGTCTACGTTTCGCGCTGGTGGGAATTCTTGAGCGACGACCCGCGCGAAGCCAATAGCGAAGGGGGTGTATTCCCAGCGATCTGGGGGACCGTGGCGATGACGTTGATCATGTCGATCGCGGTCGTCCCGTTCGGCGTCCTAGCCGCGCTGTACTTGCGTGAATACGCGCGTAGCGGCGTGCTGGTCAGCGTATTGCGCATTGCGATCAATAATCTGGCGGGCGTGCCCAGCATCGTCTTTGGCGTGTTCGGACTGGGATTCTTTTGCTACCTGTTGGGGGGGCAGATCGATCAGCTCTTCTTTTCCACATCTCTGGCCGAGAATACCCCCACGTTCGGCACCGGCGGATTGATGTGGGCCTCGTTGACGTTGGCGCTATTGACGCTGCCGGTCGTGATCGTGACGACCGAAGAGGCGCTGGCTGCCGTGCCCGGCTCGATGCGCGAAGGCTCCTACGCGTGCGGGGCCAGCAAGTGGCAAACGATCTGGCGGATCGTCTTGCCGCGCGCCTTGCCCGGCGTGATGACCGGCATGATACTGGCGATTGCTCGCGGCGCCGGCGAAGTAGCTCCCTTGATGCTCGTGGGAGCGATGAAGTCGGCCCCCGAGCTGCCGATCGACGGCGTTTTTCCCTTCGTTCATCCGCAGCGCAGTTTCATGCACCTCGGTTTTCACCTGTACGATCTAGGCTTTCACAGTCAGAACAGCGAGGCCGCTCGGCCGATGGTCTTTACCACGGCCTTGCTCTTGATTGCCATTATCGCCGCCCTGAACATTACCGCCGTTCGCCTGCGGAATCGCTTGCGGCGGCGGTTCGGAGAGAGTCAGGCCTAG
- the pstB gene encoding phosphate ABC transporter ATP-binding protein PstB, whose product MTLSESIDPSRVATPAVPSDRPATSVATASERTSFETGRLAAIARGERVASAIHPSVAAQDPVLQIDDFCLWYGAKQALFNISLPIPRGKVTALIGPSGCGKSTLLRSVNRLNDLIETVRIQGQMRLNGDSTYGPGVDVIELRKRMGMVFQKSNPFPMSIYENVVYSLRIDGERDRRVLDEVCERSLQGAALWDEVKDRLHESGLSLSGGQQQRLCIARAIAAEPEVLLMDEPCSALDPIATGKIEDLIQELRGTYSVLIVTHNMQQASRSSDYTAFMYMGRVLEYGLTSDLYTKPQLKETEDYITGRFG is encoded by the coding sequence GTGACACTGTCTGAATCGATTGATCCTTCGCGCGTCGCGACGCCTGCCGTACCCTCGGACCGGCCTGCGACGTCGGTCGCAACTGCCAGCGAACGCACGTCGTTCGAGACGGGGCGCCTGGCCGCGATCGCCCGCGGCGAACGGGTCGCCTCGGCCATCCATCCCTCCGTGGCCGCGCAGGATCCCGTCCTGCAGATCGATGACTTCTGCCTGTGGTACGGCGCGAAGCAGGCGCTGTTCAACATCTCGCTCCCCATCCCGCGCGGTAAAGTCACGGCCCTGATCGGCCCCTCGGGCTGCGGTAAGTCGACGCTCCTGCGCAGCGTGAACCGGCTGAACGACCTGATCGAGACCGTGCGTATCCAAGGCCAGATGCGCTTGAACGGCGACTCGACCTACGGTCCCGGCGTCGATGTGATCGAGCTGCGTAAGCGCATGGGCATGGTGTTCCAGAAATCGAACCCCTTCCCCATGAGCATCTACGAAAACGTGGTTTACTCGTTGCGGATCGACGGCGAGCGCGATCGCCGCGTGCTCGACGAAGTTTGCGAGCGCAGCCTGCAAGGGGCCGCCCTGTGGGACGAGGTCAAGGACCGGCTGCACGAAAGCGGCCTGAGCCTGTCGGGCGGCCAGCAGCAGCGTCTGTGCATCGCCCGGGCCATCGCCGCCGAGCCCGAAGTGCTGCTGATGGACGAACCCTGTTCGGCCTTGGACCCGATCGCCACGGGCAAGATCGAAGACTTGATTCAGGAGCTGCGCGGCACGTACTCGGTGCTGATCGTCACGCACAACATGCAGCAGGCGTCGCGCAGCAGTGATTACACCGCCTTCATGTACATGGGCCGAGTGCTGGAGTACGGGTTGACGAGCGACCTTTACACCAAGCCGCAATTAAAAGAGACTGAGGACTATATTACCGGCCGCTTCGGATAG
- the phoU gene encoding phosphate signaling complex protein PhoU → MSKHLQHQIEALKQKILLVGTLVEDAIAKAISALVNRNGDLARAIIERDDEIDRMEVDVEEECLKVLALYQPVAADLRFVVAVLKINNDLERMGDLARNIAKRVAYLAAHERVELPAEFRGMAAQAQSMVRRSLDALVNRDTLIARQIRDDDDEVDAVQRIIRDRIQSQMRQSPDKLDLYMRLLSVSRHLERLADMATNVAEDVIYMVEGDIVRHRNGE, encoded by the coding sequence ATGTCCAAGCACCTGCAGCATCAGATCGAGGCCCTCAAGCAGAAGATTTTGCTCGTGGGAACGCTGGTCGAAGACGCGATCGCCAAGGCGATTTCCGCCCTGGTGAATCGCAATGGGGACCTGGCCCGCGCCATCATCGAACGCGACGACGAGATCGACCGCATGGAGGTCGACGTCGAAGAAGAGTGCTTGAAGGTGCTGGCCCTCTACCAGCCCGTTGCGGCCGACCTGCGGTTCGTCGTGGCGGTGTTGAAGATCAACAATGATCTGGAGCGGATGGGGGACCTGGCGCGCAACATCGCCAAGCGGGTTGCCTACCTGGCCGCGCACGAGCGGGTGGAATTACCGGCCGAGTTCCGCGGCATGGCCGCCCAGGCCCAATCGATGGTTCGCCGCAGCCTGGACGCGCTGGTGAATCGCGACACGTTGATCGCGCGGCAAATCCGCGACGACGACGACGAAGTCGATGCCGTACAGCGAATCATTCGCGATCGCATTCAGAGTCAGATGCGGCAATCGCCCGACAAGCTCGACCTGTATATGCGGCTGTTGTCGGTGTCGCGCCATTTGGAGCGCTTGGCGGACATGGCCACCAACGTCGCCGAAGACGTGATCTACATGGTCGAAGGAGACATCGTTCGCCATCGCAACGGCGAATAG
- a CDS encoding PQQ-binding-like beta-propeller repeat protein: protein MNRTIFLFLLCLSVATIGRAAEGNNWPQLRGAKSLGLPESESANLPDTWSTTESVLWKTDLAGRGWSSPVVWGDKVFLSTVVNLGESEAPKKGLYFGGDRPKPSEAVHQWKVYCLDLKSGTVLWDRTVHEGPPQSSIHLKNSYASETPVTDGRHVYVYFGNVGLYCLDLEGKEVWSQKWAPHKTRLGWGTAASPVLYKDRLYVVNDNEEESYLVCLDAATGEQIWRVERDEKSNWATPFIWENELRTEIITPGTGKVRSYDLDGNLLYEFGGMSSITIAVPYAKDGLLYVSSGYVMDKKKPLMALKPGAVGDISLADDQTSNEYIVWCQKDGAPYNPTSIIYKGLLYVLYDRGFLSCYDARTGEMVYDKQRLPEGKAFTSSPWAYNDEIFCLNEDGKTFVIKAGREFEIVRTNDLAEDDMSMATPAIVGDKVLLRTAARLYCLQKGAKPAARASEK from the coding sequence ATGAATCGCACGATATTCCTCTTTCTGCTTTGCTTGAGCGTGGCCACGATCGGCCGGGCGGCCGAGGGGAATAACTGGCCGCAGCTGCGCGGCGCCAAATCGCTCGGCTTACCGGAGAGCGAGTCGGCGAACCTGCCCGACACCTGGAGCACGACCGAGAGCGTGTTGTGGAAGACCGATCTCGCCGGCCGCGGCTGGTCGTCGCCCGTGGTGTGGGGCGACAAGGTGTTTCTCAGCACCGTGGTGAACCTGGGCGAATCCGAAGCTCCGAAAAAAGGACTTTATTTCGGCGGCGATCGACCGAAGCCGTCCGAGGCCGTGCATCAGTGGAAGGTTTATTGCCTCGACCTGAAGTCGGGCACGGTTCTGTGGGATCGCACGGTACACGAAGGGCCGCCGCAAAGCTCGATCCATTTGAAAAACAGCTACGCCTCGGAGACGCCCGTCACCGACGGCCGCCACGTCTACGTCTACTTTGGCAACGTCGGGCTGTATTGCCTCGATCTGGAGGGCAAAGAAGTCTGGAGCCAGAAGTGGGCGCCGCACAAGACGCGCTTGGGTTGGGGCACCGCCGCGTCGCCGGTGCTGTACAAAGACCGCTTATACGTCGTCAACGACAACGAAGAGGAGTCGTATCTGGTATGCCTCGACGCGGCGACGGGCGAACAGATCTGGCGCGTCGAGCGCGATGAAAAGAGTAACTGGGCCACGCCCTTTATCTGGGAAAACGAACTGCGCACCGAAATCATTACGCCGGGCACCGGCAAGGTCCGCTCCTACGATCTCGACGGCAATCTGCTTTACGAATTTGGTGGTATGTCCAGCATCACGATCGCCGTCCCCTACGCCAAAGACGGTCTGCTGTACGTCAGCTCGGGCTACGTGATGGACAAGAAAAAGCCCCTCATGGCGCTCAAGCCGGGCGCGGTCGGCGATATCAGCCTGGCCGACGATCAAACGAGCAACGAGTACATCGTCTGGTGCCAGAAGGACGGCGCGCCCTACAATCCTACGTCGATCATCTACAAAGGGCTGCTCTACGTCCTCTACGATCGCGGGTTCTTGTCGTGCTACGACGCGCGCACCGGAGAGATGGTCTACGACAAACAGCGCCTGCCCGAGGGCAAGGCTTTCACGTCGTCCCCCTGGGCATATAACGACGAAATCTTCTGCTTGAACGAAGACGGCAAGACCTTCGTCATCAAGGCCGGCCGTGAATTCGAAATCGTCCGCACCAACGACCTGGCCGAAGACGATATGAGCATGGCCACGCCGGCCATCGTCGGCGACAAAGTCTTGTTGCGAACCGCAGCGCGGCTGTATTGCCTGCAAAAGGGAGCGAAGCCCGCCGCACGGGCAAGCGAGAAATAG
- a CDS encoding redoxin domain-containing protein, which translates to MRFWCHLCTDVFVDICDASRASAKRIFVAAAVALSTTSAVFLARAEDAATPAANAAATPATDQSKAERSPDNAGTAESTKSVGAFFGAAAKTKKDTDPKEPLPGHSSHGEVFDEGPRQAAYLMTGTGKVHLPITTTVSGAQELFDQGVGQLHGFWYFEAERTFRQVAALDPQCAMAYWGMAMANINNEKRARQFIAKAVQRKTQASPREALWIDSLAAFYKASDKDGKDSGKENKGGDKDEKARHRELVRALEQIVQDYPDELEAKAFLALQIWLNSSKGLPINSHQAVDSLLSEVFAAEPYHPAHHYRIHLWDKEKPSRAIESAARCGTAAPTIAHMWHMPGHIYSGLHRYGDAAWQQEASARADHAHMIRDRILPDQIHNYAHNNEWLIRDMLHVGRVHEALALAKNMIELPRHPTYNVLTKSSSSQFGRARLFDVLSRYELWDEMLGLADSPYLEPTDIPAEQVKRLRALGVAHLAKGDTAAAQLSALEEMLAKAKAAQQTAGEEAEKKARDEKKSDAEIAKAKEEAIKGKAGDAKPIEKAIAELQGRVALAAGKFDEAKAQLAKADDLDKAFEAQLALATGDCAKAEQLAKEAAEKGPGEALPLAHYVDILWRAGKTTEAKAEFEKLRALSARFDLDVPPFQRLAPVAQELGLAADWRVPVTTAADFGTRPPLDSLGPLHWHPAAAESWSLPNAEGKTVSLRDYAGKPVVVVFYLGFGCLHCVEQLKALEPMVDEFAAAGISLVAISSETSEQLNAALTKRAATEGAPKFPIVVDPALATFRQYRAFDDFEKTPLHGTFFVDGAGLTRWQDVGPEPFMDLKFLLEEAKRLLALPTQP; encoded by the coding sequence GTGCGATTCTGGTGCCATCTCTGTACGGACGTGTTCGTAGACATTTGTGACGCCAGTCGCGCGAGCGCGAAGAGAATCTTCGTTGCAGCTGCCGTGGCGCTATCGACGACGTCCGCAGTGTTTTTGGCCCGCGCCGAGGACGCTGCCACGCCGGCCGCCAACGCTGCGGCTACACCCGCGACAGACCAGAGCAAGGCGGAGCGCTCGCCGGATAACGCGGGCACCGCCGAGTCGACCAAATCAGTTGGGGCTTTTTTCGGCGCCGCTGCGAAAACAAAGAAGGACACCGATCCGAAAGAGCCACTGCCCGGCCACTCCAGCCATGGTGAAGTTTTTGACGAAGGGCCGCGACAGGCGGCGTACTTGATGACGGGAACCGGCAAAGTACATCTGCCGATTACCACGACGGTGTCAGGCGCGCAGGAGCTGTTCGACCAGGGCGTCGGCCAATTGCACGGCTTCTGGTACTTCGAAGCCGAGCGGACCTTCCGCCAGGTGGCGGCCCTCGATCCGCAGTGCGCCATGGCCTATTGGGGCATGGCAATGGCGAACATTAACAACGAAAAGCGGGCCAGGCAGTTCATCGCAAAGGCCGTCCAGCGCAAGACGCAAGCCAGCCCTCGCGAGGCGCTGTGGATCGACAGCCTGGCCGCGTTCTACAAGGCGAGCGACAAGGACGGCAAAGATTCCGGCAAGGAGAATAAGGGCGGAGATAAAGACGAAAAGGCTCGTCACCGCGAACTAGTACGGGCGCTCGAGCAGATCGTGCAGGATTACCCCGACGAGCTCGAGGCGAAGGCATTTCTGGCGCTGCAGATCTGGCTCAACAGCAGCAAGGGGCTGCCGATCAACAGCCATCAGGCCGTCGACTCGCTTTTGTCCGAAGTCTTCGCCGCCGAGCCGTACCATCCGGCACACCATTACCGCATTCACCTGTGGGACAAGGAGAAGCCGTCCCGCGCGATTGAATCCGCGGCGCGCTGCGGCACCGCGGCGCCAACGATCGCGCACATGTGGCACATGCCCGGGCACATTTATTCGGGTTTGCACCGCTACGGCGACGCCGCCTGGCAGCAAGAGGCCTCGGCCCGCGCGGATCATGCCCACATGATTCGCGATCGCATCCTGCCTGACCAGATTCACAACTATGCCCACAACAACGAATGGCTGATCCGCGACATGTTGCACGTCGGCCGCGTGCACGAGGCGCTGGCGCTCGCGAAAAACATGATCGAGCTGCCGCGCCATCCGACCTATAACGTGTTGACAAAGAGCAGCAGCTCGCAATTCGGACGGGCCCGTCTGTTCGACGTGCTGTCGCGTTACGAATTGTGGGACGAGATGCTGGGTTTGGCCGATTCGCCGTATCTCGAACCGACCGACATTCCGGCCGAACAAGTCAAACGGCTGCGCGCTCTGGGCGTCGCGCACCTGGCCAAGGGGGATACGGCCGCGGCGCAGCTATCCGCGCTCGAGGAAATGCTCGCCAAGGCGAAAGCCGCGCAGCAAACGGCGGGCGAGGAAGCCGAAAAGAAAGCGCGCGACGAGAAGAAGAGCGACGCTGAAATCGCCAAGGCCAAGGAAGAAGCGATCAAGGGCAAGGCGGGCGACGCCAAGCCGATCGAGAAAGCGATCGCCGAGCTGCAAGGGCGCGTGGCGCTCGCGGCAGGAAAGTTCGACGAAGCCAAAGCCCAGTTGGCTAAGGCCGACGACCTCGACAAGGCGTTCGAGGCCCAGCTCGCATTGGCGACGGGCGATTGTGCCAAGGCCGAGCAATTGGCCAAGGAAGCCGCGGAGAAAGGGCCCGGCGAAGCGCTGCCGCTGGCCCACTACGTCGATATCCTGTGGCGCGCCGGCAAGACGACCGAAGCTAAAGCAGAGTTCGAGAAGCTGCGCGCCCTGAGCGCCCGGTTCGATCTTGACGTGCCGCCGTTTCAGCGGCTGGCGCCGGTTGCGCAGGAGCTGGGGCTCGCGGCCGATTGGCGCGTGCCGGTCACGACGGCGGCCGATTTTGGTACGCGTCCGCCGCTCGATTCGCTGGGTCCGCTGCACTGGCACCCGGCCGCTGCCGAGAGCTGGTCGCTTCCCAATGCCGAGGGCAAGACCGTTTCGCTGCGCGATTATGCGGGCAAGCCCGTGGTGGTGGTGTTCTACCTGGGCTTCGGCTGCCTGCATTGCGTCGAACAGCTGAAGGCGCTTGAGCCGATGGTCGACGAGTTCGCGGCCGCCGGCATTTCGCTGGTGGCGATCAGCAGCGAGACGTCCGAGCAATTGAACGCGGCGCTTACCAAGCGCGCGGCCACCGAAGGAGCACCGAAATTCCCGATCGTCGTCGATCCGGCGCTTGCCACGTTTCGCCAGTACCGGGCGTTCGATGATTTCGAAAAAACACCACTGCACGGCACGTTCTTCGTCGACGGCGCCGGCCTGACGCGCTGGCAGGACGTGGGGCCCGAGCCCTTTATGGACTTGAAGTTCCTGCTGGAAGAGGCGAAGCGATTGTTGGCGCTGCCGACCCAGCCGTAA
- a CDS encoding DUF1501 domain-containing protein, which translates to MPATSLPAAWTRREILRAGGLSIMAGMGIKGARAATSAQTSSGDPERHCIFLLLQGGLSHIDLFDPKPQASEQIRGPFGAIETSVPGVRLGEMLPQTSKLMQHVALIRSMEHEFNNHIAGTYVTLTGSNDQRNEDREARGEDFPGPGAVLNWLQHSPAAVPVSVSLPNWLSIPGPSNRMPGQYGGFLGNLTDPFLISGDPSKPDFKPLNLALPEFVPLDRMQSRWQLRQQIDTATRHLENQLTQSHDRLRQSAYDLLIDPGFRDALDLSREPDAVRDRYGRTSLGQSLLLARRLIESGVRLVSYNAFNQAWDTHGHIQNTYKHRVPPLDQAYSALIEDLLARGMLDRTMVIQTGEFGRTPVINKEAGRDHWPSAYSCLVAGGGIRGGIVHGASDAKGAYVASQPVAPADLLATMWTHLGIAPATELRDRFDRPIVLSKGRVLRELL; encoded by the coding sequence ATGCCCGCCACCTCTCTTCCTGCCGCCTGGACCCGCCGCGAGATTCTTCGTGCCGGCGGTCTGTCGATCATGGCCGGCATGGGAATCAAGGGTGCTCGGGCGGCCACGTCGGCGCAGACAAGCTCGGGTGATCCAGAACGACATTGCATCTTCTTGCTTTTGCAAGGTGGCCTGAGCCATATCGATCTATTCGATCCTAAGCCACAAGCCAGCGAACAAATTCGCGGCCCTTTCGGCGCGATCGAAACCAGCGTGCCGGGCGTGCGGCTGGGCGAAATGCTACCGCAAACCTCCAAACTCATGCAGCACGTGGCGCTCATCCGCTCGATGGAGCATGAGTTCAACAACCACATCGCCGGCACGTACGTCACGCTCACCGGATCGAACGATCAGCGCAACGAAGATCGCGAAGCCCGCGGCGAAGATTTTCCCGGTCCCGGCGCCGTGCTGAACTGGTTGCAGCACTCGCCCGCCGCGGTGCCGGTGAGCGTCTCGCTACCGAACTGGCTGAGCATACCGGGCCCGTCGAACCGCATGCCCGGTCAGTACGGCGGATTCCTCGGCAACCTGACCGATCCGTTCTTGATCTCGGGCGACCCGAGCAAGCCGGATTTCAAGCCGCTCAACTTGGCGCTGCCTGAGTTTGTGCCGCTCGATCGCATGCAGTCGCGCTGGCAACTGCGGCAACAGATCGACACGGCGACGCGCCACCTGGAAAATCAACTGACGCAGTCGCACGACCGGTTGCGGCAAAGCGCCTATGACCTGTTGATCGATCCGGGCTTTCGTGATGCACTGGACCTCTCGCGCGAGCCGGACGCCGTGCGCGATCGCTACGGTCGGACGTCGCTGGGGCAGTCGCTGTTGCTCGCCCGGCGGCTGATCGAGTCGGGCGTGCGGCTCGTGTCGTACAACGCCTTCAACCAGGCGTGGGATACGCACGGTCATATTCAAAACACCTACAAGCATCGCGTCCCGCCCCTCGATCAGGCCTATTCGGCCTTGATCGAGGACCTGCTGGCCCGCGGCATGCTCGACCGCACGATGGTCATTCAAACCGGCGAATTCGGCCGCACGCCCGTGATCAACAAGGAGGCCGGTCGCGATCACTGGCCGAGCGCCTATTCGTGCCTCGTGGCCGGCGGCGGCATCCGTGGCGGCATCGTGCATGGGGCGAGCGACGCCAAGGGGGCCTACGTCGCCAGTCAGCCGGTCGCGCCGGCTGATCTACTGGCCACGATGTGGACGCACCTGGGCATCGCCCCTGCCACTGAATTGCGCGATCGATTCGATCGGCCGATCGTGCTGAGCAAAGGCCGCGTGCTCCGCGAGCTGCTGTAG
- a CDS encoding nitroreductase: MPNLDQIIRERRSVRGFFADRPIPREIINEALELAQRAPSNCNVQPWRVFIASGPARDRLRTALCEAAMSGQLPDAEDALDVFEGSYRRLQVDCAVTMYREMGVARDDFEGRMRAALRNFELFDAPHVAIICMQKKFGVRVALDVGAYVQTLLLALWSRGVASCAQASLSTYPTLIRRELSIPDDLRILCGISFGYEDESVPANRTRQTRDPVAANASFIDA, translated from the coding sequence ATGCCCAATCTCGATCAGATCATTCGCGAGCGGCGGAGCGTGCGGGGCTTCTTTGCTGATCGACCGATACCGCGCGAGATCATCAACGAAGCGCTTGAGTTAGCGCAGCGCGCCCCGTCGAATTGCAATGTGCAGCCGTGGCGCGTATTTATCGCCAGCGGGCCGGCGCGCGATCGGCTGCGGACCGCCCTGTGCGAAGCCGCTATGTCCGGCCAGCTGCCTGATGCCGAGGACGCGCTGGACGTGTTCGAGGGCTCGTATCGGCGCCTGCAAGTCGATTGCGCCGTGACGATGTATCGCGAGATGGGGGTCGCCCGCGACGACTTCGAAGGGCGCATGCGGGCCGCGCTGCGCAACTTCGAACTCTTCGACGCTCCGCACGTGGCCATCATCTGCATGCAGAAGAAGTTCGGCGTGCGCGTAGCGCTCGACGTGGGAGCGTACGTGCAAACACTCCTCTTGGCGCTCTGGTCTCGCGGCGTGGCCAGTTGCGCGCAAGCCAGCCTGAGCACCTATCCAACGCTGATCCGCCGCGAATTGTCGATCCCCGACGATCTGCGGATCTTGTGCGGCATCTCGTTCGGCTACGAGGATGAGAGTGTGCCGGCCAATCGAACGCGGCAAACGCGGGATCCCGTGGCGGCGAACGCGAGCTTTATTGACGCGTGA